One genomic segment of Brassica napus cultivar Da-Ae chromosome A3, Da-Ae, whole genome shotgun sequence includes these proteins:
- the LOC106444043 gene encoding 60S ribosomal protein L37-2, with protein sequence MTKGTGSFGKRRNKSHTLCVRCGRRSFHIQKSRCSACAYPAARKRTYNWSVKAIRRKTTGTGRMRYLKNVPRRFKTGFREGTEAKPRNKAASASA encoded by the exons ATG ACAAAGGGAACAGGGAGTTTCGGAAAGAGGAGGAACAAGAGTCACACTCTGTGTGTGAGATGCGGTCGTCGTAGCTTTCACATCCAGAAGAGTCGCTGCTCCGCCTGCGCTTACCCTGCCGCTCGCAAGAGAACCT ATAATTGGAGTGTGAAGGCGATCAGGAGGAAGACTACTGGAACTGGTAGGATGAGATATCTCAAAAATGTTCCCCGCCGGTTCAAGACTGGTTTTAGAGAAG GTACTGAAGCCAAGCCCAGGAACAAGGCGGCATCAGCATCAGCATAG
- the LOC106439436 gene encoding activating signal cointegrator 1 complex subunit 1 isoform X4 yields MLTCRIMSFFRRNSAMDGGSKKENMVNLVWRPISTHSSSVVDSEAAEGQCSKPSGVSERAPVVSSAKHSVSLEVGASLMKFIKGKEGTTQMKIEEEMGVKIIFPSSRNEDHIIIEGGSVDCVTKASERIATIIHEVVKSPTLDYSHFVSLPLAIHPELVAKLVNFQNSILGNNSLAGDKQDVQPVDETRLYTLAELGIEKSIFIKPSTFHLTVLMLKLWNKDRVNAARDVLKSISPSVMDALDNRPLFIRLKGLDCMRGSLAKARVLYIPVEEIGDEGRLLRACKVITDAFVKAGLVLEKDANQSLKLHATVMNARHRKRKDKRKKMDTFDAREIHKQFGTEDWGEYRIQEVHLSQRFVFDQSGYYRCCASIPFPGGHRD; encoded by the exons ATGTTAACTTGCAG GATCATGAGCTTTTTTAGGAGGAACTCTGCAATGGATGGAGGAAGCAAGAAGGAAAATATGGTGAATTTAGTATGGAGACCCATCTCCACTCACTCCTCTTCCGTTGTTGATTCAG AAGCAGCAGAAGGTCAGTGTAGCAAACCAAGTGGTGTTTCTGAGAGAGCACCAGTTGTTTCAAGTGCAAAGCATTCAGTTTCTCTTGAG GTTGGAGCTTCTTTGATGAAGTTCATCAAAGGGAAAGA agggacTACACAGATGAAAATTGAAGAGGAGATGGGAGTGAAGATCATTTTCCCATCATCAAGAAACGAAGATCACATca TCATTGAAGGTGGTTCAGTGGACTGTGTGACCAAAGCTTCAGAAAGAATAGCTACCATTATCCATGAG GTTGTAAAGAGTCCAACCCTTGACTACTCACACTTTGTATCACTTCCATTAGCCATACACCCTGAGTTAGTGGCAAAGCTAGTCAATTTTCAGAACTCTATTCTCGGAAACAATAGCCTAGCTGGTGATAAACAAGACGTCCAGCCAGTGGATGAAACCAGATTATATACATTGGCAGAGTTGGGAATTGAAAAGTCCATTTTCATTAAGCCGAGTACTTTTCACTTGACTGTGCTTATGCTAAAGCTATGGAACAAAGATCGAGTCAATGCGGCTCGTGATGTTCTGAAG AGTATATCTCCTAGTGTGATGGATGCTTTGGATAACAGGCCATTGTTCATTAGACTTAAAGGACTG GATTGTATGAGAGGATCATTAGCTAAGGCTCGTGTGCTCTACATTCCCGTTGAAGAAATTGGTGATGAAGGACGGCTTTTACGTGCTTGTA AAGTTATCACTGATGCATTTGTGAAAGCTGGACTTGTTCTTGAAAAAGATGCAAACCAAAGCTTGAAG CTGCATGCGACCGTGATGAATGCAAGGCATAGGAAAAG AAAGGACAAGAGAAAGAAGATGGATACGTTTGATGCAAGAGAGATACATAAACAGTTTGGAACCGAAGATTGGGGAGAGTATCGTATCCAAGAAGTTCATCTCTCTCAGCGTTTTGTGTTTGACCAGAGCGGCTATTACCGTTGCTGTGCTTCCATACCCTTTCCTGGAGGACATAGAGACTAA
- the LOC106439436 gene encoding activating signal cointegrator 1 complex subunit 1 isoform X3: protein MLTCRSLFFRIMSFFRRNSAMDGGSKKENMVNLVWRPISTHSSSVVDSEAAEGQCSKPSGVSERAPVVSSAKHSVSLEVGASLMKFIKGKEGTTQMKIEEEMGVKIIFPSSRNEDHIIIEGGSVDCVTKASERIATIIHEVVKSPTLDYSHFVSLPLAIHPELVAKLVNFQNSILGNNSLAGDKQDVQPVDETRLYTLAELGIEKSIFIKPSTFHLTVLMLKLWNKDRVNAARDVLKSISPSVMDALDNRPLFIRLKGLDCMRGSLAKARVLYIPVEEIGDEGRLLRACKVITDAFVKAGLVLEKDANQSLKLHATVMNARHRKRKDKRKKMDTFDAREIHKQFGTEDWGEYRIQEVHLSQRFVFDQSGYYRCCASIPFPGGHRD from the exons ATGTTAACTTGCAGGTCTCTCTTCTTCAG GATCATGAGCTTTTTTAGGAGGAACTCTGCAATGGATGGAGGAAGCAAGAAGGAAAATATGGTGAATTTAGTATGGAGACCCATCTCCACTCACTCCTCTTCCGTTGTTGATTCAG AAGCAGCAGAAGGTCAGTGTAGCAAACCAAGTGGTGTTTCTGAGAGAGCACCAGTTGTTTCAAGTGCAAAGCATTCAGTTTCTCTTGAG GTTGGAGCTTCTTTGATGAAGTTCATCAAAGGGAAAGA agggacTACACAGATGAAAATTGAAGAGGAGATGGGAGTGAAGATCATTTTCCCATCATCAAGAAACGAAGATCACATca TCATTGAAGGTGGTTCAGTGGACTGTGTGACCAAAGCTTCAGAAAGAATAGCTACCATTATCCATGAG GTTGTAAAGAGTCCAACCCTTGACTACTCACACTTTGTATCACTTCCATTAGCCATACACCCTGAGTTAGTGGCAAAGCTAGTCAATTTTCAGAACTCTATTCTCGGAAACAATAGCCTAGCTGGTGATAAACAAGACGTCCAGCCAGTGGATGAAACCAGATTATATACATTGGCAGAGTTGGGAATTGAAAAGTCCATTTTCATTAAGCCGAGTACTTTTCACTTGACTGTGCTTATGCTAAAGCTATGGAACAAAGATCGAGTCAATGCGGCTCGTGATGTTCTGAAG AGTATATCTCCTAGTGTGATGGATGCTTTGGATAACAGGCCATTGTTCATTAGACTTAAAGGACTG GATTGTATGAGAGGATCATTAGCTAAGGCTCGTGTGCTCTACATTCCCGTTGAAGAAATTGGTGATGAAGGACGGCTTTTACGTGCTTGTA AAGTTATCACTGATGCATTTGTGAAAGCTGGACTTGTTCTTGAAAAAGATGCAAACCAAAGCTTGAAG CTGCATGCGACCGTGATGAATGCAAGGCATAGGAAAAG AAAGGACAAGAGAAAGAAGATGGATACGTTTGATGCAAGAGAGATACATAAACAGTTTGGAACCGAAGATTGGGGAGAGTATCGTATCCAAGAAGTTCATCTCTCTCAGCGTTTTGTGTTTGACCAGAGCGGCTATTACCGTTGCTGTGCTTCCATACCCTTTCCTGGAGGACATAGAGACTAA
- the LOC106439436 gene encoding activating signal cointegrator 1 complex subunit 1 isoform X1, translating to MLTCRSLFFRIDRVVGFTSRCLKSKQERFRIMSFFRRNSAMDGGSKKENMVNLVWRPISTHSSSVVDSEAAEGQCSKPSGVSERAPVVSSAKHSVSLEVGASLMKFIKGKEGTTQMKIEEEMGVKIIFPSSRNEDHIIIEGGSVDCVTKASERIATIIHEVVKSPTLDYSHFVSLPLAIHPELVAKLVNFQNSILGNNSLAGDKQDVQPVDETRLYTLAELGIEKSIFIKPSTFHLTVLMLKLWNKDRVNAARDVLKSISPSVMDALDNRPLFIRLKGLDCMRGSLAKARVLYIPVEEIGDEGRLLRACKVITDAFVKAGLVLEKDANQSLKLHATVMNARHRKRKDKRKKMDTFDAREIHKQFGTEDWGEYRIQEVHLSQRFVFDQSGYYRCCASIPFPGGHRD from the exons ATGTTAACTTGCAGGTCTCTCTTCTTCAG GATTGATCGTGTAGTTGGGTTTACTAGTAGATGTCTTAAATCGAAGCAA GAACGTTTCAGGATCATGAGCTTTTTTAGGAGGAACTCTGCAATGGATGGAGGAAGCAAGAAGGAAAATATGGTGAATTTAGTATGGAGACCCATCTCCACTCACTCCTCTTCCGTTGTTGATTCAG AAGCAGCAGAAGGTCAGTGTAGCAAACCAAGTGGTGTTTCTGAGAGAGCACCAGTTGTTTCAAGTGCAAAGCATTCAGTTTCTCTTGAG GTTGGAGCTTCTTTGATGAAGTTCATCAAAGGGAAAGA agggacTACACAGATGAAAATTGAAGAGGAGATGGGAGTGAAGATCATTTTCCCATCATCAAGAAACGAAGATCACATca TCATTGAAGGTGGTTCAGTGGACTGTGTGACCAAAGCTTCAGAAAGAATAGCTACCATTATCCATGAG GTTGTAAAGAGTCCAACCCTTGACTACTCACACTTTGTATCACTTCCATTAGCCATACACCCTGAGTTAGTGGCAAAGCTAGTCAATTTTCAGAACTCTATTCTCGGAAACAATAGCCTAGCTGGTGATAAACAAGACGTCCAGCCAGTGGATGAAACCAGATTATATACATTGGCAGAGTTGGGAATTGAAAAGTCCATTTTCATTAAGCCGAGTACTTTTCACTTGACTGTGCTTATGCTAAAGCTATGGAACAAAGATCGAGTCAATGCGGCTCGTGATGTTCTGAAG AGTATATCTCCTAGTGTGATGGATGCTTTGGATAACAGGCCATTGTTCATTAGACTTAAAGGACTG GATTGTATGAGAGGATCATTAGCTAAGGCTCGTGTGCTCTACATTCCCGTTGAAGAAATTGGTGATGAAGGACGGCTTTTACGTGCTTGTA AAGTTATCACTGATGCATTTGTGAAAGCTGGACTTGTTCTTGAAAAAGATGCAAACCAAAGCTTGAAG CTGCATGCGACCGTGATGAATGCAAGGCATAGGAAAAG AAAGGACAAGAGAAAGAAGATGGATACGTTTGATGCAAGAGAGATACATAAACAGTTTGGAACCGAAGATTGGGGAGAGTATCGTATCCAAGAAGTTCATCTCTCTCAGCGTTTTGTGTTTGACCAGAGCGGCTATTACCGTTGCTGTGCTTCCATACCCTTTCCTGGAGGACATAGAGACTAA
- the LOC106439436 gene encoding activating signal cointegrator 1 complex subunit 1 isoform X2 yields the protein MLTCRIDRVVGFTSRCLKSKQERFRIMSFFRRNSAMDGGSKKENMVNLVWRPISTHSSSVVDSEAAEGQCSKPSGVSERAPVVSSAKHSVSLEVGASLMKFIKGKEGTTQMKIEEEMGVKIIFPSSRNEDHIIIEGGSVDCVTKASERIATIIHEVVKSPTLDYSHFVSLPLAIHPELVAKLVNFQNSILGNNSLAGDKQDVQPVDETRLYTLAELGIEKSIFIKPSTFHLTVLMLKLWNKDRVNAARDVLKSISPSVMDALDNRPLFIRLKGLDCMRGSLAKARVLYIPVEEIGDEGRLLRACKVITDAFVKAGLVLEKDANQSLKLHATVMNARHRKRKDKRKKMDTFDAREIHKQFGTEDWGEYRIQEVHLSQRFVFDQSGYYRCCASIPFPGGHRD from the exons ATGTTAACTTGCAG GATTGATCGTGTAGTTGGGTTTACTAGTAGATGTCTTAAATCGAAGCAA GAACGTTTCAGGATCATGAGCTTTTTTAGGAGGAACTCTGCAATGGATGGAGGAAGCAAGAAGGAAAATATGGTGAATTTAGTATGGAGACCCATCTCCACTCACTCCTCTTCCGTTGTTGATTCAG AAGCAGCAGAAGGTCAGTGTAGCAAACCAAGTGGTGTTTCTGAGAGAGCACCAGTTGTTTCAAGTGCAAAGCATTCAGTTTCTCTTGAG GTTGGAGCTTCTTTGATGAAGTTCATCAAAGGGAAAGA agggacTACACAGATGAAAATTGAAGAGGAGATGGGAGTGAAGATCATTTTCCCATCATCAAGAAACGAAGATCACATca TCATTGAAGGTGGTTCAGTGGACTGTGTGACCAAAGCTTCAGAAAGAATAGCTACCATTATCCATGAG GTTGTAAAGAGTCCAACCCTTGACTACTCACACTTTGTATCACTTCCATTAGCCATACACCCTGAGTTAGTGGCAAAGCTAGTCAATTTTCAGAACTCTATTCTCGGAAACAATAGCCTAGCTGGTGATAAACAAGACGTCCAGCCAGTGGATGAAACCAGATTATATACATTGGCAGAGTTGGGAATTGAAAAGTCCATTTTCATTAAGCCGAGTACTTTTCACTTGACTGTGCTTATGCTAAAGCTATGGAACAAAGATCGAGTCAATGCGGCTCGTGATGTTCTGAAG AGTATATCTCCTAGTGTGATGGATGCTTTGGATAACAGGCCATTGTTCATTAGACTTAAAGGACTG GATTGTATGAGAGGATCATTAGCTAAGGCTCGTGTGCTCTACATTCCCGTTGAAGAAATTGGTGATGAAGGACGGCTTTTACGTGCTTGTA AAGTTATCACTGATGCATTTGTGAAAGCTGGACTTGTTCTTGAAAAAGATGCAAACCAAAGCTTGAAG CTGCATGCGACCGTGATGAATGCAAGGCATAGGAAAAG AAAGGACAAGAGAAAGAAGATGGATACGTTTGATGCAAGAGAGATACATAAACAGTTTGGAACCGAAGATTGGGGAGAGTATCGTATCCAAGAAGTTCATCTCTCTCAGCGTTTTGTGTTTGACCAGAGCGGCTATTACCGTTGCTGTGCTTCCATACCCTTTCCTGGAGGACATAGAGACTAA
- the LOC106439436 gene encoding activating signal cointegrator 1 complex subunit 1 isoform X5, with product MSFFRRNSAMDGGSKKENMVNLVWRPISTHSSSVVDSEAAEGQCSKPSGVSERAPVVSSAKHSVSLEVGASLMKFIKGKEGTTQMKIEEEMGVKIIFPSSRNEDHIIIEGGSVDCVTKASERIATIIHEVVKSPTLDYSHFVSLPLAIHPELVAKLVNFQNSILGNNSLAGDKQDVQPVDETRLYTLAELGIEKSIFIKPSTFHLTVLMLKLWNKDRVNAARDVLKSISPSVMDALDNRPLFIRLKGLDCMRGSLAKARVLYIPVEEIGDEGRLLRACKVITDAFVKAGLVLEKDANQSLKLHATVMNARHRKRKDKRKKMDTFDAREIHKQFGTEDWGEYRIQEVHLSQRFVFDQSGYYRCCASIPFPGGHRD from the exons ATGAGCTTTTTTAGGAGGAACTCTGCAATGGATGGAGGAAGCAAGAAGGAAAATATGGTGAATTTAGTATGGAGACCCATCTCCACTCACTCCTCTTCCGTTGTTGATTCAG AAGCAGCAGAAGGTCAGTGTAGCAAACCAAGTGGTGTTTCTGAGAGAGCACCAGTTGTTTCAAGTGCAAAGCATTCAGTTTCTCTTGAG GTTGGAGCTTCTTTGATGAAGTTCATCAAAGGGAAAGA agggacTACACAGATGAAAATTGAAGAGGAGATGGGAGTGAAGATCATTTTCCCATCATCAAGAAACGAAGATCACATca TCATTGAAGGTGGTTCAGTGGACTGTGTGACCAAAGCTTCAGAAAGAATAGCTACCATTATCCATGAG GTTGTAAAGAGTCCAACCCTTGACTACTCACACTTTGTATCACTTCCATTAGCCATACACCCTGAGTTAGTGGCAAAGCTAGTCAATTTTCAGAACTCTATTCTCGGAAACAATAGCCTAGCTGGTGATAAACAAGACGTCCAGCCAGTGGATGAAACCAGATTATATACATTGGCAGAGTTGGGAATTGAAAAGTCCATTTTCATTAAGCCGAGTACTTTTCACTTGACTGTGCTTATGCTAAAGCTATGGAACAAAGATCGAGTCAATGCGGCTCGTGATGTTCTGAAG AGTATATCTCCTAGTGTGATGGATGCTTTGGATAACAGGCCATTGTTCATTAGACTTAAAGGACTG GATTGTATGAGAGGATCATTAGCTAAGGCTCGTGTGCTCTACATTCCCGTTGAAGAAATTGGTGATGAAGGACGGCTTTTACGTGCTTGTA AAGTTATCACTGATGCATTTGTGAAAGCTGGACTTGTTCTTGAAAAAGATGCAAACCAAAGCTTGAAG CTGCATGCGACCGTGATGAATGCAAGGCATAGGAAAAG AAAGGACAAGAGAAAGAAGATGGATACGTTTGATGCAAGAGAGATACATAAACAGTTTGGAACCGAAGATTGGGGAGAGTATCGTATCCAAGAAGTTCATCTCTCTCAGCGTTTTGTGTTTGACCAGAGCGGCTATTACCGTTGCTGTGCTTCCATACCCTTTCCTGGAGGACATAGAGACTAA
- the LOC106439438 gene encoding aquaporin TIP2-1-like: MAGIAFGSFDDSFSLASLKAYLAEFISTLLFVFAGVGSAIAYGKLTSDAALDTSGLVAIAVCHGFALFVAVAIGANISGGHVNPAVTFGLALGGQITLITGVFYWIAQLLGSTAACFLLKFVTGGLAVPTHSVAAGLGAIEGVVMEIIITFALVYTVYATAADPKKGSLGTIAPLAIGLIVGANILAAGPFSGGSMNPARSFGPAVAAGDFSGHWVYWVGPLIGGGLAGLIYGNVFMSSSEHVPLASDF, translated from the exons ATGGCAGGAATTGCTTTTGGTTCTTTTGATGATTCTTTTAGCTTGGCTTCTCTAAAAGCATACCTCGCTGAGTTCATCTCCACTTTGCTCTTTGTTTTCGCTGGTGTTGGTTCCGCCATTGCCTACG gGAAGCTGACGTCAGATGCGGCTCTTGATACGTCGGGGCTTGTTGCCATCGCTGTGTGTCATGGTTTCGCCCTCTTCGTGGCGGTTGCAATCGGAGCCAACATCTCCGGTGGCCATGTGAACCCAGCCGTCACTTTTGGACTTGCTCTCGGTGGTCAAATCACACTCATCACCGGAGTTTTCTACTGGATTGCTCAGCTTCTCGGCTCCACCGCCGCTTGCTTCCTTCTTAAGTTCGTCACCGGTGGATTG GCGGTTCCAACTCACAGCGTTGCGGCTGGACTAGGAGCGATAGAAGGAGTAGTGATGGAGATCATCATCACCTTCGCTTTGGTCTACACCGTCTACGCCACCGCCGCTGATCCCAAGAAAGGATCTCTTGGAACCATCGCTCCTCTCGCCATTGGTCTCATCGTCGGTGCCAACATCCTCGCTGCTGGTCCATTCTCCGGTGGATCCATGAACCCAGCACGTTCCTTTGGACCAGCTGTTGCAGCTGGAGACTTCTCTGGTCACTGGGTCTACTGGGTGGGACCACTCATCGGTGGTGGACTCGCTGGACTTATCTACGGAAATGTTTTCATGTCATCTTCCGAACATGTGCCTCTTGCATCTGACTTCTAA
- the LOC106444045 gene encoding CASP-like protein 3A1, with protein sequence MAKATEQKKNSITVGETKLDIRDVVTTTYDEDNRHGGTRNDVAMVVLRAMCMALSAVSLLLMVTACETSMTTLYGFEFQLHAVWSLSDSLIYLVVVTSATVIYSLLQLVLSGTRLMRKTHVVPTRTQAWFCFVADQILGCAMVSGGSAALGVTNMNRTGIRHMPLPNFCKSLGFFCDHLAISVVFALFAFLLLAASSILDVLRLSGDC encoded by the exons ATGGCGAAAGCAACAGAGCAGAAGAAAAACTCTATAACAGTGGGAGAGACGAAGCTTGACATACGCGATGTGGTCACCACAACATACGACGAGGATAACCGTCACGGAGGCACACGCAATGACGTGGCAATGGTTGTGCTACGAGCCATGTGCATGGCCCTATCAGCTGTGTCTTTGTTGTTAATGGTGACAGCCTGTGAGACTAGCATGACAACTCTCTACGGTTTCGAGTTTCAGCTCCACGCCGTTTGGTCTCTCTCAGATTCCCTCAT ATATCTAGTGGTGGTTACATCAGCGACGGTTATTTACTCATTACTGCAACTTGTTTTAAGTGGGACCAGACTAATGAGAAAAACACATGTTGTTCCGACAAGAACACAAGCATGGTTTTGTTTCGTTGCAGATCAGATACTGGGATGCGCGATGGTGAGTGGAGGATCAGCGGCTTTAGGAGTGACGAATATGAACAGAACAGGAATCAGACACATGCCTCTTCCAAATTTCTGCAAGTCTCTTGGTTTCTTCTGTGACCATCTCGCAATCTCCGTCGTCTTCGCCTTGTTCGCGTTTCTCCTCCTCGCCGCTTCTTCTATTCTCGACGTTCTCCGTCTCTCAGGCGACTGCTAG